In the genome of Gadus chalcogrammus isolate NIFS_2021 chromosome 21, NIFS_Gcha_1.0, whole genome shotgun sequence, one region contains:
- the LOC130374512 gene encoding thyroxine 5-deiodinase-like has translation MHVVSGGSVQMALALKHAALCLMLLPRFLLAAVMLWILDFLCIRKKVLLRMGQGEGGPDDPPVCVSDSNKMFTLESLRAVWYGQKLDFFKAAHVGHSAPNTEVVAVQDRQTLRILDCMRGKRPLILNFGSCSUPPFMTRLAAFRRVASQYADIADSLLVYIEEAHPSDGWVSSDAPYQIPKHRCIEDRLRAAQLMLSEVPGSQVVIDTMDNSSNAAYGAYFERLYILRDQRVVYQGGRGPEGYRISELRDWLEQYRHDLVSSKTAVLHV, from the coding sequence atgcatgtAGTGTCCGGCGGCAGTGTCCAAATGGCGCTGGCGCTGAAGCACGCCGCGCTGTGCCTGATGCTGCTGCCGCGCTTCCTGCTGGCCGCAGTCATGCTGTGGATCTTGGATTTCCTGTGCATCCGCAAAAAAGTGCTGCTGAGGATGGGCCAGGGTGAGGGCGGCCCGGACGACCCGCCGGTGTGCGTCTCGGACTCCAACAAGATGTTCACCCTGGAGTCGCTGCGCGCCGTGTGGTACGGGCAGAAACTGGACTTTTTCAAAGCGGCGCACGTTGGCCACAGCGCGCCCAACACCGAGGTGGTGGCGGTGCAGGACCGCCAGACCCTGCGCATCCTGGACTGCATGCGGGGCAAGAGGCCGCTCATTCTGAACTTTGGCAGCTGCTCCTGACCGCCGTTCATGACGCGCCTGGCCGCGTTCCGGCGCGTGGCGAGCCAGTACGCGGACATCGCGGACTCGCTGCTCGTGTACATCGAGGAGGCGCATCCGTCCGACGGCTGGGTGAGCTCCGACGCGCCGTACCAGATCCCCAAGCACCGCTGCATCGAGGACCGGCTCCGCGCGGCGCAGCTGATGCTGTCCGAGGTGCCGGGCAGCCAGGTGGTGATCGACACCATGGACAACTCGTCCAACGCGGCGTACGGCGCCTACTTTGAGAGACTTTACATCTTGAGGGACCAGCGTGTGGTCTACCAGGGCGGCCGGGGTCCCGAGGGGTACCGCATATCGGAGCTCAGAGATTGGCTGGAGCAATACCGGCACGATCTCGTGAGTTCCAAAACAGCTGTGCTCCATGtttag